A window from Podospora bellae-mahoneyi strain CBS 112042 chromosome 1 map unlocalized CBS112042p_1, whole genome shotgun sequence encodes these proteins:
- a CDS encoding uncharacterized protein (EggNog:ENOG503PF8M) has translation MEDDEDCGTKDIQFGFRRFRAPAKRIYANRNVFLLDVPPNPIASWLLFWMPQLVCWLQRLLPEWFLPTTVILKERNPTKADDYENEIDTYLHLRSLQGTHIPRLFGEVTVSDPHAQRYRISKRPTPAILLENVEGVSLYNLPTEELGNPDLLRGLKDIYNLLTEKGVVHGDPKLHNFLRVDQRIVAIDFELSNPLPSDITNELELRDLVSEIAQREKQAQGAGSKRLVSGVYFIEGGLQVRTDLRSSSTTTYNEQRGDEGLSTLGAQLPKVYSRHGRVGLRPGTIYGGRGGEVER, from the exons ATggaagacgatgaagacTGCGGAACTAAG GATATACAGTTTGGCTTCCGACGTTTTCGAGCACCTGCAAAACGAATTTACGCGAATCGGAATGTCTTTCTCTTAGATGTCCCGCCGAATCCAATTGCTAGCTGGCTATTATTTTGGATGCCGCAGCTCGTCTGCTGGCTACAGCGATTGCTGCCAGAGTGGTTCTTGCCGACAACTGTCATTCTAAAGGAGCGAAACCCCACCAAGGCTGATGACTACGAAAACGAAATCGACACATACCTGCATCTTCGATCCCTCCAGGGCACCCATATCCCGCGTTTGTTTGGTGAAGTAACCGTCAGCGACCCCCACGCGCAGAGATACCGGATCAGTAAGCGACCCACTCCTGCTATCCTCCTGGAAAACGTCGAAGGAGTGTCGCTATACAATCTTCCAACTGAAGAGCTAGGGAATCCGGACCTTCTTAGGGGACTCAAGGATATATATAACCTACTTACGGAAAAAGGGGTTGTTCATGGGGATCCAAAGCTCCACAACTTTTTACGTGTTGATCAGAGGATCGTTGCTATCGACTTTGAGTTGTCCAACCCTCTTCCTAGTGATATAACGAATGAGCTTGAATTGAGGGACTTAGTGAGCGAGATTGCGCAACGGGAAAAGCAGGCACAGGGAGCAGGATCCAAACGTTTGGTCTCGGGCGTCTATTTTATAGAGGGGGGTTTACAAGTGCGGACGGATTTACGGTCTTCCAGCACGACGACCTATAACGAGCAGAGGGGTGACGAGGGGCTATCTACCCTGGGAGCTCAGCTACCTAAGGTATATTCTCGGCACGGGCGTGTTGGGCTGCGGCCGGGAACGATATATGGTGggcgaggtggagaggtggagaggtga
- a CDS encoding uncharacterized protein (EggNog:ENOG503P7KU): MKFWALVALAASVAAIPFDGGTIHKRAGGRIHIGYRIVSKEEADAINANGGKAVQSRGTMGRQLGTGTYISPAFHDFPDFDPSKGYPWDCAVTVDATAWAGLRKAWIPKMFEFPEDKEKNPDKCKPLALWTPRWVANRKRFLKYLDPTSTPENTVLFSVVLGHEEKRQALIPPAIIDSVDVYLAQCAERAPDSESNAQIGQLGTVDWGVEDMKGWGLGVEG, from the exons ATGAAGTTCTGGGCCCTCGTGGCGCTTGCCGCCTCCGTTGCCGCCATCCCCTTCGACGGCGGTACGATACACAAACGCGCCGGTGGGAGAATTCACATCGGATATCGCATCGTCTCAAAG GAAGAAGCCGACGCCATCAACGCAAATGGTGGCAAAGCCGTGCAATCTCGCGGCACCATGGGCCGTCAGCTTGGGACAGGGACCTATATCTCGCCCGCTTTCCACGACTTCCCTGACTTCGACCCATCCAAGGGCTATCCCTGGGACTGCGCCGTGACTGTTGACGCCACCGCGTGGGCAGGCCTCAGGAAAGCCTGGATCCCCAAGATGTTCGAGTTCCctgaggacaaggagaagaaccCGGATAAGTGCAAGCCACTGGCACTGTGGACACCGCGATGGG TTGCAAACCGCAAGCGCTTCCTCAAGTATCTTGATCCCACCTCGACACCCGAGAATACGGTGCTCTTCTCGGTGGTGCTTGGGCACGAGGAAAAGCGGCAGGCCCTGATCCCACCGGCGATCATTGACAGCGTTGACGTGTATCTCGCCCAGTGTGCCGAGCGGGCGCCGGACTCGGAGTCGAACGCTCAGATTGGTCAGTTGGGGACGGTGGATTGGGGAGTGGAGGATATGAAGGGCtggggtttgggagtggAGGGGTAG